One Brassica oleracea var. oleracea cultivar TO1000 chromosome C7, BOL, whole genome shotgun sequence genomic window carries:
- the LOC106306799 gene encoding glucose-6-phosphate isomerase 1, chloroplastic, whose translation MASSLSGLFSSSLKPSKTLSVKALSAPPTRGGDSFSFPHTSKPTHLPLTLSASRSDISHTDAATAAKKELIKDPDALWERYLDWLYQEKDLGLYLDVSRVGFTDEFVVDMEHRFKSAFKAMDELEKGSIANPDEGRMVGHYWLRNSSLVPKPTLKTLIENTLDSICSFADDIIAGKIKPPSSPRFTQILSVGIGGSALGPQFVAEALAPDNPPLKIRFIDNTDPAGIDHQIAQLGPELASTLVIVISKSGGTPETRNGLLEVQKAFREAGLNFAKQGVAITQENSLLDNTARIEGWLARFPMYDWVGGRTSVMSAVGLLPAALQGIDIREMLAGAAIMDEATRTTWLKNNPAALLAMCWYWASDGVGSKDMVILPYKDSLLLFSRYLQQLVMESLGKEFDLDGNTVNQGLTVYGNKGSTDQHAYIQQLREGVHNFFATFIEVLRDRPPGHDWELEPGVTCGDYLFGMLQGTRSALYANGRESISVTIEEVTPRSVGAIIALYERAVGLYASLVNINAYHQPGVEAGKKAAAEVLALQKRVLSVLNEASCKDPVEPLTLDEIADRCHAPEEIEMIYKIIAHMSANDRVLIAEGSCGSPRSVKVYLGECNVDDMYA comes from the exons ATGGCCTCCTCTCTCTCAGGCCTCTTCTCTTCCTCTCTCAAACCGTCCAAAACCCTCTCCGTCAAAGCATTGTCGGCGCCGCCGACAAGAGGAGGAGACTCCTTCTCTTTCCCACACACCTCCAAACCCACACACCTACCGTTGACTCTCTCCGCTTCTCGCTCCGACATTTCTCACACGGACGCCGCCACCGCCGCCAAGAAGGAGCTGATCAAAGATCCAGATGCGCTCTGGGAGCGGTACCTCGATTGGCTGTATCAGGAGAAGGACCTCGGGCTGTATCTCGACGTCAGCCGCGTCGGATTTACCGATGAGTTTGTGGTCGACATGGAGCATAGGTTCAAATCCGCGTTCAAGGCTATGGACGAGCTTGAGAAAGGGTCTATAGCGAATCCAGACGAAGGGAGGATGGTTGGACACTACTGGCTTAGGAACTCTAGTCTTGTCCCGAAGCCGACTTTGAAGACATTGATTGAGAACACTCTTGACTCGATCTGTAGTTTTGCTGACGATATAATTGCTGGCAAG ATCAAGCCACCGTCTTCTCCTCGTTTTACTCAGATTCTTTCTGTGGGGATTGGTGGTTCAGCTCTTGGTCCTCAGTTTGTTGCTGAGGCCTTGGCTCCTGATAATCCTCCATTGAAG ATAAGATTCATAGACAACACCGACCCTGCTGGAATAGATCATCAGATTGCACAACTTGGGCCAGAGCTTGCTTCAACTTTAGTAATTGTTATCTCAAAG AGTGGAGGCACTCCTGAAACTAGAAATGGACTACTGGAAGTACAGAAGGCATTCCGAGAAGCTGGTCTGAACTTCGCAAAACAG GGTGTTGCAATAACACAAGAAAACTCGTTGCTGGATAACACGGCGAGAATTGAAGGTTGGTTAGCTAGGTTTCCTATGTACGACTGGGTGGGTGGAAGAACATCAGTTATGTCTGCAGTTGGTCTCCTTCCAGCTGCACTTCAG GGAATTGATATTAGAGAGATGCTTGCTGGTGCTGCAATAATGGATGAGGCTACTAGGACAACTTGG CTCAAGAATAATCCTGCAGCGCTCTTAGCCATGTGTTGGTACTGGGCTTCTGATGGCGTTGGTTCCAAA GATATGGTGATCCTTCCTTACAAGGATAGCTTATTGCTATTTAGCCGGTATCTGCAGCAGTTGGTCATGGAATCACTAGGAAAGGAGTTTGATCTCGACGGTAACACT GTTAATCAAGGGTTAACGGTATATGGAAACAAAGGTAGCACAGATCAGCACGC CTACATTCAACAACTGAGGGAGGGTGTGCACAACTTCTTTGCAACCTTCATAGAAGTGCTACGTGACAGACCCCCGGGTCATGATTGGGAGCTTGAGCCAGGTGTCACTTGTGGTGACTACCTCTTTGGGATGCTTCAG GGAACTAGATCTGCTTTATATGCAAACGGTAGAGAGTCCATTAGTGTTACCATCGAGGAAGTGACACCAAGATCTGTTGGGGCTATTATAGCTCTCTATGAAAGAGCGGTTGGGTTGTATGCCTCACTTGTCAATATTAATGCTTACCACCAACCTG GTGTGGAAGCTGGGAAGAAGGCGGCAGCTGAAGTTCTGGCCCTGCAAAAGCGTGTATTGTCAGTTCTTAATGAAGCCAG TTGTAAAGATCCGGTAGAGCCATTGACACTGGATGAGATAGCTGATCGTTGCCATGCTCCTGAAGAA ATTGAGATGATATACAAGATCATAGCTCACATGTCAGCAAACGACAGAGTTCTGATAGCTGAAGGTAGCTGCGGATCGCCAAGGAGTGTTAAAGTGTACCTTGGTGAGTGCAATGTGGATGACATGTACGCATAA